The following are encoded together in the Halopseudomonas salegens genome:
- the zipA gene encoding cell division protein ZipA, whose amino-acid sequence MDFGLREWLIIIGLLVIAGILFDGWRRMGGRNKLRVKLERNLSGLGDAEHDELLGPPRVIGKNERAEPSLGDDDPAFDEPPLSAGADDSRWQPPQQVGLDLDEPAPVLLDPLPDDEPTPHKTKPAAAEPRQPAKEQPPVEEVLVIIVTARDESGFHGSALLQSVMESGLRFGDMDIFHRHESMSGNGDVLFSMSNALKPGTFDMDTLDDSRVRAVSFFMGLPGPRHPKQALDLMIAAARKLAHELGGDLKDDQRSVLTAQTIEHYRQRIAEFERKRMGLRR is encoded by the coding sequence ATGGATTTCGGGTTGCGTGAATGGCTAATCATTATTGGCTTGCTGGTTATTGCCGGCATTCTGTTCGACGGCTGGCGTCGCATGGGTGGACGCAACAAGCTGCGGGTCAAACTCGAGCGTAATCTGAGTGGCCTGGGTGATGCCGAGCATGACGAACTGCTGGGTCCGCCCCGGGTGATCGGGAAGAATGAACGCGCGGAACCTTCCCTGGGTGATGATGATCCGGCCTTTGATGAGCCACCACTGTCAGCCGGAGCTGATGATAGCCGTTGGCAGCCGCCCCAGCAGGTCGGTCTGGATCTGGATGAGCCAGCGCCGGTTCTGCTTGATCCGCTACCTGATGATGAGCCGACGCCGCACAAAACCAAGCCCGCTGCTGCAGAGCCGCGCCAGCCCGCGAAAGAACAGCCCCCGGTTGAAGAGGTGCTGGTGATTATTGTGACTGCACGGGATGAGTCCGGTTTTCATGGCTCGGCACTGCTGCAGAGTGTGATGGAAAGCGGCCTGCGTTTTGGTGATATGGATATTTTTCACCGCCACGAGAGCATGAGCGGCAATGGTGATGTGCTGTTCTCCATGTCCAACGCGCTCAAGCCGGGCACCTTCGACATGGATACCCTGGACGACAGTCGCGTGCGCGCCGTCAGTTTCTTTATGGGCCTGCCTGGCCCACGCCACCCGAAACAGGCTCTGGATCTGATGATCGCTGCGGCGCGTAAACTGGCCCACGAGCTGGGCGGTGATCTTAAAGACGATCAGCGCAGCGTGCTCACCGCCCAGACTATCGAGCATTATCGCCAGCGGATTGCCGAGTTCGAGCGCAAGCGGATGGGGTTGCGGCGCTGA
- a CDS encoding choice-of-anchor U domain-containing protein gives MHGIRLLAWSLAACFIGFSGQLQAITFSEDVEVLGSLCIGFDCFNGRDLTGSSIVLPANNTRVRFLEPAVDNGPEKGWNLEANDNNNGGPDYFNIGLKGTEADGTPLLSVPGIPVLGLGVASDGYVTLGREATIVAGEVSVGRSDSLRPVSHVAAAVDDTDVLNRHSMDAVLLQTRLQARRDRLTELTEQVALLESMVNALEQSDPDGDGIPTIDDAFPLAATQATIDGISLSVQPLSGASSCSISTLGAEPLASLPSAPETLQTIERALSFTLENCSPGEMVNIAINFGRSLPGYFQAYKLGTPWQLIPDSRVEGSILRYSLTDGGPFDADGLANGVIVDPVTAAAFPPDGIPSTNQWGLLLLVLMLMGSAARYRLARRG, from the coding sequence ATGCACGGTATTCGATTGCTGGCATGGTCGCTGGCTGCTTGTTTTATCGGTTTCAGCGGGCAGCTGCAAGCCATCACTTTTTCCGAGGATGTGGAGGTGCTTGGGTCACTCTGCATCGGTTTTGATTGTTTCAATGGGCGCGACCTGACGGGGAGTTCGATAGTTCTGCCCGCCAACAATACGCGTGTGCGCTTTCTGGAGCCTGCAGTCGATAATGGTCCGGAAAAAGGCTGGAACCTGGAAGCCAACGACAACAATAATGGTGGCCCTGACTATTTCAATATTGGTCTCAAGGGTACAGAGGCGGACGGTACGCCGTTATTGAGTGTGCCGGGCATTCCGGTGCTGGGGCTCGGCGTGGCCTCTGATGGATACGTTACCCTGGGCCGGGAGGCGACCATCGTTGCTGGCGAGGTGTCAGTGGGCCGCAGTGATTCCCTGCGCCCGGTCAGTCACGTGGCGGCTGCTGTGGATGATACCGATGTGTTGAACCGTCACAGCATGGATGCGGTTCTGCTGCAGACCAGGCTGCAAGCCCGCCGTGATCGTCTGACGGAATTGACTGAGCAGGTTGCGCTGCTGGAATCGATGGTTAATGCACTTGAACAGTCAGACCCTGACGGTGATGGTATACCGACCATTGACGATGCGTTTCCCTTAGCCGCGACGCAGGCAACAATCGACGGCATCAGCCTGAGCGTGCAACCGCTGTCAGGCGCTTCTAGCTGTTCGATCAGTACTTTGGGGGCCGAGCCTCTGGCAAGCTTGCCGTCAGCGCCGGAGACGCTGCAGACCATTGAACGGGCCCTGTCTTTTACCCTGGAAAATTGCAGCCCGGGTGAAATGGTCAATATCGCGATCAACTTCGGCAGAAGTCTCCCGGGGTATTTTCAGGCGTACAAGCTCGGCACTCCCTGGCAACTGATTCCTGACTCCCGTGTTGAAGGCAGCATCTTGCGTTACAGCCTGACGGATGGCGGTCCATTTGATGCCGACGGTTTGGCCAATGGGGTGATTGTAGACCCCGTTACTGCTGCAGCTTTCCCGCCGGATGGCATCCCATCGACCAATCAATGGGGCTTGTTGCTTTTGGTGCTCATGTTGATGGGATCTGCTGCTCGTTACCGGTTGGCGCGCCGCGGCTGA